In Solanum stenotomum isolate F172 chromosome 6, ASM1918654v1, whole genome shotgun sequence, one DNA window encodes the following:
- the LOC125867983 gene encoding uncharacterized protein LOC125867983, translating into MEKGSMQSNLESFLDCTTPLVASQFLAKSDIRNLNKLWHPKEREEIEYFTLSDLWNCFDEWSAYGAGVPIRLDSGETLVQYYVPYLSAIQIFTSSSSVSILREETESAWEMRDSFSDSFSEESESEKLSRSDGGSSEEGLFEQDNHLQMNNRLGYLYYQYFERSSPYGRVPLVDKISSLAERHPGLMSLRSVDLSPASWMSVAWYPIYHIPMGRTIKDLSTCFLTFHTLSSSFQDMDLEDNTEKGIRKRNEGEAIPLPPFGLGTYKMQGNVWISDRSGRDQERMVSLLSVADSWLKQLGVQHHDFNYFSGIRHG; encoded by the exons ATGGAGAAAGGCTCAATGCAATCAAATCTTGAGTCTTTTTTGGATTGCACAACACCATTAGTAGCATCCCAGTTCCTTGCCAAG AGTGATATTAGAAACCTTAATAAGCTTTGGCATCCTAAGGAAAGGGAGGAGATTGAATACTTCACATTGTCTGATCTTTGGAATTGTTTTGATGAATGGAGTGCTTATGGTGCTGGAGTTCCAATCAGATTAGATTCTGGTGAAACTTTAGTTCAATATTATGTGCCTTATCTTTCAGCAATTCAAATTTTCACCAGCAGTTCATCTGTAAGCATTTTAAG ggaggagactGAGTCTGCGTGGGAAATGAGGGATTCTTTCAGTGATTCATTCAGTGAAGAGAGTGAGAGTGAAAAGCTTTCGAGATCGGATGGGGGTTCATCGGAGGAAGGTCTATTTGAGCAAGATAATCACTTGCAAATGAATAATAGATTGGGTTACCTTTATTATCAATACTTTGAGAGATCTTCTCCATATGGAAGAGTACCTCTGGTGGATAAG ATTAGTAGCTTAGCTGAAAGACACCCTGGATTAATGTCATTGAGAAGCGTAGATCTTTCACCAGCTAGTTGGATGTCAGTTGCTTG GTATCCGATATATCACATTCCCATGGGAAGAACCATTAAAGACTTGTCGACTTGCTTTCTCACATTCCAcaccctttcttcttcttttcaag ATATGGACCTTGAAGATAACACAGAGAAAGGTATTAGGAAACGTAACGAAGGGGAAGCAATCCCACTTCCACCTTTCGGTTTGGGAACTTACAAGATGCAGGGTAATGTTTGGATTTCAGACAGAAGTGGGAGGGACCAAGAGAGGATGGTGTCACTATTAAGCGTGGCCGATTCTTGGCTAAAGCAATTGGGGGTCCAGCACCATGACTTTAACTACTTCTCGGGCATTCGTCATGGCTAA